The following proteins are co-located in the Spirosoma montaniterrae genome:
- the prfA gene encoding peptide chain release factor 1 — MLDQLEAIRERFDEVAQQIVQPEVVSDQKRFMKLSKEYKDLEKIVTQYRAYTQLLEEIENAKQIIATEKDEDFRELAKAELDELLPRREPLEEALKEMLIPKDPNDSKNVILEVRGGTGGDEAAIFAGDIFRMYQRFCEKMGWRMTLVDFTEGSSGGYKEIITEIEGEDVYGKLKFESGVHRVQRVPATETQGRIHTSAASVAVLPEAEEVDIDLNMNDIRKDTFCSSGAGGQSVNTTYSAVRLTHIPTGLVVQCQDERSQLKNFDKALTVLRSRLFEIELQKHNDAIASQRKTMVGSGDRSDKIRTYNYPQSRVTDHRIGLTVYNLPAVMDGDIGEFIEQLRIAENAERLKEGATV; from the coding sequence ATGCTTGACCAGTTAGAAGCCATCCGCGAACGCTTCGATGAAGTAGCCCAGCAAATTGTGCAGCCTGAGGTTGTTTCCGATCAGAAACGCTTCATGAAGCTGAGCAAAGAATATAAAGACCTCGAAAAAATTGTGACGCAGTACCGGGCCTACACCCAACTGCTCGAAGAAATCGAGAACGCCAAACAGATTATCGCAACCGAAAAAGACGAAGATTTTCGGGAATTAGCCAAAGCCGAATTAGATGAACTGCTGCCGCGCCGGGAGCCGCTGGAAGAAGCATTGAAAGAAATGCTGATTCCGAAAGACCCTAACGACAGTAAAAACGTAATTCTCGAAGTTCGGGGCGGCACCGGGGGCGACGAAGCGGCCATTTTCGCGGGCGATATTTTTCGCATGTACCAGCGGTTCTGTGAAAAAATGGGCTGGCGAATGACACTCGTCGATTTTACGGAAGGCTCATCGGGCGGCTACAAAGAAATTATTACCGAGATCGAGGGCGAAGACGTGTACGGCAAACTTAAGTTCGAGTCGGGGGTTCACCGGGTGCAGCGCGTACCGGCCACCGAAACGCAGGGGCGCATTCACACTTCTGCCGCCAGTGTAGCCGTGTTGCCCGAAGCCGAAGAGGTAGATATTGACCTGAATATGAACGACATCCGCAAAGATACATTCTGTTCGTCGGGCGCGGGTGGGCAGTCAGTAAACACCACTTATTCGGCGGTGCGGCTTACGCACATTCCAACAGGACTCGTTGTGCAGTGTCAGGACGAACGGTCGCAGTTGAAAAACTTCGACAAAGCTCTGACGGTACTTCGGTCGCGGCTGTTCGAAATTGAGTTGCAGAAGCATAACGACGCTATTGCCTCGCAACGCAAAACGATGGTAGGCAGTGGCGACCGCTCCGACAAAATTCGCACCTATAACTATCCGCAGAGCCGCGTGACCGACCACCGTATTGGCCTGACGGTCTATAATCTCCCGGCTGTGATGGACGGCGACATTGGCGAATTCATCGAACAACTCCGCATTGCTGAAAACGCCGAACGGCTGAAAGAGGGAGCAACGGTATAA
- a CDS encoding FAD:protein FMN transferase, with protein sequence MFANLLRFLLILMAGAVVAQPTPQHRYQFRRGLMGTQFVLTLYAPDSATAQRANNAVNARMDSLNQIMSDYLDGSEINRLSATAGSGQWVRVSPELFEVLQKSQTIARLSNGRFDPTIGPLSQLWRRAVRRGEFPDRQQRLRARRAVGHRLMQLDYATQSVRLRRREMRLDVGGIGQGFAIDQAGKLLRGLGINTFLLDLGGDVLAGDTSYSVALDSTVLSLKNAAITTSGDMYRHLDYRGRRYSHVMNPRSGLGLRHFVRATVLAPDGWRADALTKVFSVAGWRKSRRLLRRFPEVELLILENKTGRLRRWQSTGFETYIR encoded by the coding sequence TTGTTCGCCAATCTACTTCGTTTTCTGCTCATACTGATGGCCGGAGCCGTTGTGGCCCAGCCGACTCCGCAGCATCGCTATCAGTTTCGGCGTGGGCTGATGGGTACGCAGTTTGTGCTTACGCTGTACGCACCCGACAGTGCAACGGCCCAACGTGCCAACAACGCTGTGAACGCCCGCATGGATTCGCTCAACCAGATTATGAGCGATTACCTCGATGGGTCGGAGATCAACCGGCTGTCGGCCACGGCGGGTTCGGGGCAGTGGGTACGGGTTTCGCCCGAACTGTTCGAGGTTTTACAAAAGTCCCAAACAATTGCCCGGCTCTCGAATGGCCGGTTCGACCCAACTATTGGGCCGTTGTCGCAGCTTTGGCGGAGGGCCGTTCGGCGGGGCGAGTTTCCCGACCGACAGCAGCGACTTCGGGCGCGCCGGGCTGTCGGTCATCGGCTGATGCAATTGGATTATGCCACACAATCTGTCAGGCTTCGGCGACGTGAGATGCGATTAGACGTGGGCGGCATTGGGCAGGGTTTTGCCATCGACCAGGCCGGTAAACTACTACGCGGGCTGGGAATCAACACTTTTTTGCTTGATCTGGGGGGCGACGTGCTGGCTGGAGATACGAGCTATTCCGTTGCGCTCGACTCAACTGTACTTTCACTTAAAAATGCGGCCATTACCACGTCTGGCGATATGTACCGACATTTAGATTACCGGGGGCGTCGGTATTCGCACGTCATGAATCCGCGTTCGGGCTTGGGACTGCGGCATTTTGTACGCGCCACTGTGCTGGCTCCCGACGGCTGGCGGGCCGACGCGCTCACGAAGGTATTCAGCGTGGCAGGCTGGCGAAAAAGCCGTCGACTGCTGCGCCGGTTCCCGGAGGTTGAACTGTTGATTTTAGAAAATAAAACCGGTCGATTGCGCCGTTGGCAATCGACCGGTTTTGAGACGTATATCCGCTGA
- the aroC gene encoding chorismate synthase has protein sequence MSSTYGTLFKISTFGESHGPAIGVVIDGCPAGLTFDTEFIQHELDRRKPGQSRITTQRREADEFDVLSGVFDGQTQGTPIALIIRNTDQRSKDYGHIAQQFRPSHADYTYQAKYGSRDYRGGGRSSARETAARVAAGAVAKLLLAQHGVQIRAYVSQVGALKLDKPYTELNLNLTEENPVRCPDSDMAGQMFQYIDETRKRGDSIGGVIDCVITGVPAGWGEPVFDKLHAELGKAMLSINAVKGFEYGSGFAGVELYGSQHNDEFYTDETGKVRTRTNHSGGIQGGISNGEAIYFRTAFKPVATIMQDQDSVDVDGQPVTVSGKGRHDPCVVPRAVPIVEAMAALVLVDMMLRNEAAQVGRTTKQAEFL, from the coding sequence ATGAGCAGTACATACGGAACGCTATTTAAGATTTCTACTTTTGGTGAATCGCACGGCCCGGCTATCGGCGTTGTCATTGACGGTTGCCCGGCGGGGTTAACGTTCGACACCGAATTTATTCAACACGAACTCGACCGGCGCAAACCCGGACAGTCGCGCATTACGACCCAACGACGCGAGGCCGATGAATTTGACGTACTATCAGGGGTGTTTGATGGGCAGACGCAGGGAACGCCTATTGCCCTAATCATTCGCAACACCGACCAGCGTAGTAAAGATTACGGCCACATCGCTCAGCAATTCCGGCCTTCTCACGCCGACTATACGTATCAGGCCAAATACGGCTCCCGCGATTACCGGGGCGGGGGCCGGTCGTCGGCCCGCGAAACGGCGGCACGAGTGGCGGCTGGTGCTGTTGCAAAACTGTTGCTGGCCCAGCACGGTGTGCAGATTCGGGCGTATGTCTCGCAGGTGGGCGCACTGAAACTCGATAAGCCATACACGGAGCTGAATCTGAACCTAACCGAAGAAAATCCCGTGCGTTGCCCTGACTCCGACATGGCCGGGCAGATGTTCCAGTACATCGACGAAACCCGCAAACGGGGCGATTCTATCGGTGGCGTAATCGATTGTGTGATTACGGGCGTCCCGGCGGGCTGGGGCGAACCCGTTTTCGACAAACTCCACGCCGAACTGGGTAAGGCCATGCTGAGTATCAATGCCGTGAAAGGGTTTGAATATGGCAGCGGTTTCGCCGGAGTCGAGCTATACGGTTCGCAGCATAACGACGAGTTTTATACTGACGAAACCGGCAAAGTTCGTACCCGCACCAATCATTCGGGTGGTATTCAGGGCGGCATCAGCAACGGCGAGGCTATCTATTTCCGAACAGCCTTCAAGCCGGTAGCGACCATTATGCAGGATCAGGATAGCGTAGACGTTGACGGACAGCCGGTTACGGTATCGGGTAAGGGTCGGCATGACCCCTGCGTGGTGCCGCGTGCCGTGCCAATCGTAGAAGCAATGGCCGCGTTGGTGCTGGTTGATATGATGCTGCGCAACGAAGCCGCACAGGTTGGCCGCACGACGAAGCAGGCCGAGTTTTTGTAG
- a CDS encoding MBL fold metallo-hydrolase RNA specificity domain-containing protein has product MTIQFFGAARTVTGSKHLVTTDSGTQILLDCGLFQGINTDELNQTFGFNPARVDYMVLSHAHIDHAGLIPRLVKQGFRGPIYTTLATIDLCDVMLRDSARIQERDLERVNERRTRRGQPELEALYDEQDVEQALSQMRPVNYNQPFVITEDVTGLLTDAAHLLGSASISLTIRENGAEKRLFFSGDIGRPDDKILRRPDSFPQADYIICESTYGDRLHEPEPDMKSHLLRIVHKTCIENRGKLIIPAFAVDRTQELIYALDQLSSEGRLPKLPVYIDSPMAVKATQVMHMHQDNFNPDILVYINKDGDAFSFPNLHYVSDVNESKAINNRQGPCIIIAPSGMAEAGRIKHHIKNNIDDPQTTILLVGYASPNSLGGALKRGDKEVTIFGDRYEVKARVEIMDSFSAHGDYREMLDFLSCQNPVLVKRVFLVHGEYEKQLVWKDKLETAGFQHVAIPEMGEKVVL; this is encoded by the coding sequence ATGACCATTCAATTTTTTGGTGCGGCCCGCACCGTAACGGGCAGCAAGCACCTTGTCACTACCGACAGTGGTACACAGATTTTGCTTGACTGCGGCCTGTTTCAGGGGATCAATACCGATGAACTGAATCAAACGTTCGGCTTTAACCCCGCCCGCGTCGACTATATGGTTCTGTCGCACGCCCACATCGACCATGCGGGTCTGATTCCCCGACTCGTGAAGCAGGGCTTCAGGGGGCCAATTTATACCACCTTAGCTACCATCGACCTCTGCGACGTGATGCTGCGCGACAGTGCCCGCATTCAGGAGCGCGACCTTGAGCGGGTGAACGAACGGCGCACCCGGCGCGGTCAACCCGAACTCGAAGCGTTATACGACGAACAGGACGTAGAACAGGCTTTGAGCCAGATGCGCCCGGTTAACTATAACCAGCCGTTTGTGATCACCGAAGACGTGACGGGGTTGCTGACCGATGCGGCCCACCTGCTTGGCAGCGCGTCGATTAGCCTGACTATCCGCGAAAATGGTGCCGAAAAACGCCTGTTTTTTAGTGGCGACATTGGCCGCCCTGACGACAAAATCCTGCGCAGGCCCGATTCGTTTCCGCAGGCCGATTACATCATTTGCGAATCGACCTACGGCGACCGGCTCCACGAACCAGAACCCGATATGAAGAGCCACCTGCTGCGGATCGTACACAAAACGTGCATTGAAAATCGGGGTAAACTTATCATTCCCGCCTTCGCCGTCGACCGGACACAGGAATTGATTTATGCCCTCGACCAGCTTTCGAGCGAAGGCCGACTGCCGAAATTGCCCGTATACATCGACAGTCCGATGGCCGTAAAAGCCACGCAGGTTATGCACATGCACCAGGATAACTTCAACCCCGACATCCTGGTCTACATCAACAAAGACGGCGACGCGTTCAGCTTCCCGAATCTGCATTACGTGTCGGACGTGAACGAGTCAAAGGCCATTAACAACCGACAGGGGCCGTGTATTATCATCGCCCCGTCGGGTATGGCCGAAGCGGGGCGTATCAAGCACCACATCAAAAACAACATCGACGACCCGCAGACAACCATCCTGCTCGTCGGTTATGCTTCGCCCAACAGTTTGGGTGGTGCCTTAAAACGGGGCGACAAAGAGGTAACGATCTTCGGCGACCGTTATGAGGTAAAAGCCCGTGTCGAGATTATGGATTCATTCTCTGCACATGGCGACTACCGCGAAATGCTTGACTTTTTGAGCTGTCAGAACCCGGTTCTGGTGAAGCGGGTCTTTCTGGTTCATGGCGAGTATGAAAAGCAGTTGGTCTGGAAAGATAAGCTTGAGACGGCTGGATTTCAGCACGTTGCTATACCAGAAATGGGGGAGAAGGTAGTGCTATGA
- the pbpC gene encoding penicillin-binding protein 1C, protein MSNWRELVKRLWRKRLTKAVLTTFSLFLLLDLLFPLNTRVPYSTLIISRDGQILHAFLSRDDKWRMYAELPEITPTLRNAILFKEDKYFYYHPGFNPVAMLRAAGRNLLTGRRTSGASTITMQTVRLLEPRKRTYLSKAIELFRAIQLEWHYSKDEILQLYLNLIPYGGNIEGLKSASLLYFGKPPQLLSLAELTTLTIIPNRPSSLRLGHSNARIVQERNRWLTRFRTAGLYNDATIADALTEPLTAYRREAPQQAPHLARRLRTDHPDTPIVRASVRADAQATAERIVQNYANRLRGLAIHNAAVLIVDNATREIVAYVGSADFRNAFDGGQVDGVRAVRSPGSALKPLLYGLAFDAGIITPKTKLADVPTNFSGYEPDNYDRRFNGPVTAEFALANSLNIPAVALLNELGTSSFVSALGKAGFVSVKKQAKDLGLSLVLGGCGVTLEEMTRLYVGLANGGQVKPIHLTASSATKEVPASGAEETVLSPEATYLVTQTLVQITRPDLPNNFDNSYHLPRIAWKTGTSYGRRDAWSIGYNRRYTVGVWVGNFSGVGVAELSGANTATPLLFQLFNALDYNSPSGWFRPPTNLSHRLICPETGDVPGDSCHHPVTDAFIMGVSRYRPCQHRKAIWTNAAGTISYCAHCRPADAVRRLYPNLAPNVLAFYQTQRIPFRTVPPHNPACERVYGDAGPLITSLNDRSEYYINPRQPAELELGCQAGSDVKTVFWYLNDKFYRRATPTEAVFFKPRPGPLKISCADDRGRHSDLHVLVKAE, encoded by the coding sequence ATGAGCAACTGGAGAGAACTTGTCAAACGGCTATGGCGCAAACGGCTAACGAAGGCCGTTCTGACCACGTTTAGCCTGTTTCTATTACTCGATCTGCTCTTTCCGCTCAACACCCGCGTACCTTATTCTACGCTGATTATCAGCCGCGACGGGCAAATCCTGCACGCTTTTCTGAGCCGCGACGACAAATGGCGGATGTACGCCGAGCTGCCCGAAATTACGCCCACCCTGCGCAACGCTATTCTGTTCAAAGAAGATAAGTATTTCTATTATCACCCCGGTTTCAACCCCGTTGCCATGCTTCGGGCCGCCGGGCGCAACCTGCTGACGGGTCGGCGCACGTCGGGGGCTTCGACTATCACGATGCAGACCGTGCGGCTGCTCGAACCGCGCAAACGGACGTATCTGAGCAAAGCTATCGAGTTGTTTCGAGCGATTCAGTTGGAGTGGCATTACTCGAAAGATGAGATACTGCAACTTTATCTAAACCTGATTCCCTACGGTGGCAACATCGAAGGGTTGAAGTCGGCTTCGCTGCTGTACTTCGGCAAACCGCCCCAACTGCTTAGCTTAGCCGAACTCACTACGCTGACTATTATTCCGAATCGTCCGTCGAGTTTGCGGCTGGGGCACAGCAACGCCCGCATCGTGCAGGAACGCAACCGCTGGCTCACCCGCTTTCGAACCGCTGGCCTATACAACGATGCTACCATTGCCGACGCCCTGACCGAACCACTGACCGCCTACCGGCGCGAAGCCCCACAGCAAGCTCCACACCTCGCCCGCCGACTCCGCACCGACCATCCCGACACGCCCATCGTGCGGGCAAGCGTCCGGGCCGACGCGCAGGCTACTGCCGAGCGCATCGTACAAAACTATGCCAACCGGCTCCGGGGGTTAGCTATCCACAACGCGGCTGTACTAATTGTGGATAACGCCACGCGGGAGATTGTTGCTTACGTGGGGTCGGCAGATTTTCGGAATGCGTTCGACGGTGGGCAGGTCGATGGTGTTCGGGCGGTACGGTCGCCGGGGAGTGCGCTCAAACCGCTGCTTTATGGACTGGCTTTCGACGCGGGCATCATTACGCCAAAAACCAAACTCGCCGATGTACCAACCAACTTCAGCGGCTACGAACCCGACAACTACGACCGTCGGTTCAACGGCCCCGTTACGGCAGAGTTTGCGCTGGCAAACTCGCTGAATATTCCGGCAGTGGCTTTGCTGAATGAACTGGGTACGTCATCATTCGTATCGGCGTTGGGGAAGGCCGGATTTGTATCGGTGAAAAAACAGGCTAAAGACCTCGGCCTGTCGCTGGTGCTGGGCGGCTGTGGCGTCACCCTCGAAGAAATGACCCGGCTGTATGTCGGGCTGGCAAACGGGGGTCAGGTCAAGCCAATACACCTTACAGCATCCTCCGCCACTAAGGAGGTCCCTGCTTCGGGGGCGGAGGAGACTGTGCTTTCTCCCGAAGCCACTTATCTTGTTACGCAAACGCTCGTGCAAATCACCCGGCCCGACCTGCCTAACAATTTCGATAACAGCTACCACCTGCCGCGCATTGCCTGGAAAACCGGCACAAGCTACGGTCGGCGCGATGCCTGGAGCATTGGCTACAACCGACGTTACACCGTTGGCGTGTGGGTGGGCAACTTTTCGGGCGTGGGCGTGGCCGAACTGAGCGGAGCCAACACGGCCACACCGTTGCTGTTTCAACTATTCAACGCGCTGGATTACAACTCGCCGAGCGGCTGGTTTCGGCCACCAACCAATCTGAGCCACCGCCTGATTTGCCCCGAAACCGGCGACGTGCCAGGCGATTCGTGCCACCACCCCGTGACCGATGCGTTTATCATGGGCGTGTCGCGTTATCGGCCCTGTCAGCACCGCAAGGCCATCTGGACCAACGCAGCCGGAACGATTTCGTACTGCGCTCACTGCCGCCCCGCCGATGCCGTGCGCCGACTCTACCCCAACCTTGCGCCGAATGTGCTGGCGTTTTATCAGACTCAACGTATTCCATTTAGAACCGTGCCGCCCCACAACCCCGCCTGCGAGCGCGTGTATGGCGATGCCGGGCCGCTGATTACCAGCCTGAACGACCGAAGCGAGTACTACATTAACCCGCGCCAGCCCGCCGAACTCGAATTGGGTTGCCAGGCTGGCAGCGACGTAAAAACCGTGTTCTGGTATCTGAACGACAAATTCTACCGCCGGGCCACGCCCACTGAAGCCGTATTCTTCAAACCTCGCCCCGGCCCCCTGAAAATCTCCTGCGCCGACGACCGGGGAAGGCATAGCGACTTGCACGTACTGGTAAAAGCGGAGTAG
- a CDS encoding amidohydrolase family protein, translating to MRLLIPFLLLLVSSPVLAQPKTKLFIRVGKLYDAKNSSFLTNQQIIVADGVIEAVGHNIVKPANATVLNLTTCTVTPGLIDMHTHLLLHQKQTKDGLEVASKVPASERIKSGLVFARQHIEAGITTVRDLGNSGQYLDSQLQKTLAESKEIGPTMYVSGPIISPPGGQFSKLFPADSFVINQEYRVVSGVEDARAAVLEHKKRGVNVIKVCMNTENRVLAPEEIAAIVQTAHKNGLSVTAHATYDDSAKDAVLAGVDGIEHGYILSDSTLALMAQRGTYLVPTDVSREKGELLVAGIGMVGKEAEDYLKSALDGFHDRLRRAVNKGVMIVSGSDFYNDVKGIERGEGAVDVIQSYYEAGLPAKDVLRYATYNAAKALGLSERLGVISKGAKADLVFFNGDLENDFAQSLANVKMVLKEGRIIYPKAKPQSKTKLKNPQGSK from the coding sequence ATGCGTCTGCTCATACCTTTCTTGCTTTTGCTGGTTTCTTCTCCCGTTTTGGCCCAACCCAAAACCAAACTATTTATTCGGGTAGGTAAACTTTATGATGCCAAAAACTCGTCTTTCTTAACCAATCAGCAGATCATAGTGGCTGACGGGGTCATTGAAGCCGTGGGCCATAACATAGTTAAACCCGCTAACGCAACGGTGCTCAACCTGACTACATGTACGGTAACACCGGGTCTGATCGATATGCACACCCATTTGTTGCTCCATCAAAAACAAACTAAGGATGGTTTGGAGGTAGCTTCTAAGGTGCCAGCATCTGAACGTATCAAAAGCGGACTCGTATTTGCCCGTCAACATATCGAAGCGGGCATTACAACCGTTCGCGATCTTGGCAATTCAGGCCAGTACTTAGATAGTCAACTGCAAAAGACGCTTGCCGAAAGTAAAGAAATCGGGCCGACTATGTACGTGTCAGGCCCTATTATTAGTCCACCAGGCGGGCAATTCAGTAAACTTTTCCCAGCCGACAGCTTTGTAATTAACCAGGAATACAGGGTGGTTAGTGGAGTTGAAGATGCACGAGCAGCCGTTTTAGAGCATAAGAAACGCGGTGTTAATGTCATCAAAGTTTGCATGAATACAGAGAACCGAGTCTTGGCCCCCGAGGAAATTGCTGCAATTGTCCAAACCGCTCATAAGAATGGCCTTTCTGTTACGGCACACGCCACGTATGACGACTCCGCCAAAGACGCTGTTCTCGCTGGCGTTGACGGCATTGAGCACGGTTATATTCTATCTGACAGCACGCTGGCATTGATGGCACAACGCGGCACCTATTTAGTACCCACTGATGTGTCACGGGAAAAAGGCGAACTATTAGTGGCAGGTATCGGAATGGTTGGAAAGGAAGCAGAAGATTATCTGAAAAGTGCTTTAGACGGTTTTCATGACCGCCTGCGACGTGCCGTTAACAAAGGCGTTATGATTGTGTCAGGCTCTGATTTTTACAACGACGTGAAGGGTATAGAACGAGGTGAAGGAGCCGTTGATGTAATTCAATCGTATTATGAGGCCGGTTTGCCTGCAAAAGACGTACTACGATACGCTACGTACAATGCAGCTAAAGCGTTGGGCTTATCGGAGCGTTTGGGTGTTATAAGCAAAGGCGCAAAAGCAGACCTGGTTTTTTTTAACGGTGATCTGGAAAATGATTTTGCCCAATCGCTGGCTAACGTAAAAATGGTTTTGAAAGAAGGGCGGATAATATACCCCAAAGCCAAACCACAGAGTAAAACAAAACTGAAAAATCCGCAAGGCTCTAAGTAA